A genomic segment from Fundulus heteroclitus isolate FHET01 chromosome 6, MU-UCD_Fhet_4.1, whole genome shotgun sequence encodes:
- the LOC118563385 gene encoding uncharacterized protein LOC118563385 isoform X1, whose product MHSVLHVSEMAIQDIVENLSHIFSLSKPLVRDSIKRVFQEHDQAISDSLLHELVEALMKNNVFVSATSDGAELSTAKRRKTFVRSNYPLVMPVQYAIDSSGHTAVYVSILQMLQTMFSNTDILEKIQENKPSPSGMYATHEDGTYFKENPLLSEGGELKLSLILYVDDVELANPLGTARKIHKLCAVYWLLANVPSKYRSSLHVIQLALLCKVPDLQKCGYQSVLSPLLRDLCTLEQDGVFIETLGQCIRGTVLCVAADNLAAHGLAGFVQSFRGNYVCRFCCCTTSEIQSSEASEAGLNMRTKASHDVHVQNAVQGESAPHFGVKSECVLSEALQHFHPITGFPPDILHDLFEGIVPVELALCIHEMIRHKYFTLEYLNAQIRRFPYQHADRLDKPHVIPKNFAAKQSIGGNGHENCTLLRLLPLMVGSKVPEGDDAWAILMDLKDIVQLVLSPSFTEESIQYMQTKISDHRQGLKVLFPDFKLRPKHHYVEHYPELTKRFGPLVHLWTMRFEGKHRFFKRVIHGTHNFKNVLKTLATRHQHMMAYHFSASTFFRPDIQASSVAFIQVDTLPQVAKNFIETKTSSQSIYSTPKVSISGTEFARGMFVSVGETGGLPKFSRIDHILLVNDSIYFHCRDYNCWYTEHIRSFEVTSTDHFSVYQLSDLNDTDMAAQNLLLHVHVSTDIVRKMTLPSRPESVDELKTKIKAKFQLDFDFSLSYEDPDFDGQLCSLVDIDELPQKAVLKVITGESDGSSVASDETIILPHAMTPQRVDRWPTVFPVPTFSYEVELILGEGNIAFERTGKTLKLSKGQKHNILETLAGKMHAFKAYPTDREFSEVAKALVTKHPCLKEPGSQTGWYGWKNSLKFKMGNYRTKLSQAGFSEVAINSGKRSKNNPDKQPAHSNIKRPKRAEVNFLPNFPRGEDLGSLEQIRLQIVDEVKITAKNLTQITALMQTTFALRRKEVVSDELPVGEILERWPALGIESQICSEFHRITNINLKNNFYAELDRHVPRLQSLFRKKAARTGKVAEALDKLFSAYDLQEQVDVHGRRAVVLRALPPYLCEDDSKFLKMWDPVESPEMDLHDIAVGIVLNSANSIDPTFLVPDTVEVVIEGNVVITVPTLADGYVVLFGLIYALHLDYPKELANTFDFIQKVLMGLEDGKLRPRVLSLKNELLARE is encoded by the exons atgcACAGTGTTCTTCATGTATCAGAGATGGCTATACAGGACATAGTTGAAAACTTGTCACACATATTCTCATTGTCTAAACCTCTAGTGCGAGACTCTATCAAAAGGGTTTTTCAGGAACATGATCAGGCAATTAGTGACTCCCTTCTCCATGAATTAGTGGAAGCTTTgatgaaaaataatgtttttgtcagTGCCACATCAGATGGTGCAGAGCTGTCCACTGCTAAGCGCAGGAAAACATTTGTAAGAAGTAACTACCCTCTGGTAATGCCAGTGCAGTATGCTATAGATTCCAGTGGACACACAGCAGTGTATGTGTCAATACTACAGATGCTTCAAACAATGTTTAGCAATACTGACATTCTTGAGAAGATTCAAGAAAACAAACCATCACCTTCTGGAATGTACGCAACTCATGAAGATGGAACATACTTCAAAGAAAATCCACTATTGTCAGAAGGTGGAGAGTTGAAACTTTCCCTGATTTTGTATGTGGATGACGTTgaattagctaatcctttaggCACAGCTAGAAAGATCCACAAGCTTTGTGCCGTTTACTGGTTACTTGCTAACGTACCTAGTAAATACAGGTCCAGTCTGCATGTCATTCAGCTAGCTCTGCTATGCAAAGTACCTGATCTGCAGAAATGCGGTTATCAGAGTGTACTTTCACCTTTGTTGAGAGACTTGTGCACTCTTGAGCAGGATGGCGTGTTCATTGAAACTCTTGGCCAGTGTATCAGAGGCACTGTATTGTGTGTGGCAGCGGATAATTTGGCTGCCCATGGTCTTGCAGGTTTTGTGCAGAGTTTCCGAGGAAACTATGTCTGCAGATTCTGTTGCTGTACTACAAGTGAGATCCAGTCCAGTGAAGCTTCTGAAGCGGGCTTAAACATGAGAACAAAGGCTTCTCATGATGTTCACGTGCAGAATGCTGTACAGGGAGAAAGTGCACCTCACTTTGGTGTTAAATCTGAGTGTGTTCTTAGTGAGGCATTGCAGCATTTTCATCCCATTACTGGTTTCCCACCTGATATACTTCACGATCTTTTTGAGGGCATAGTCCCAGTTGAGTTGGCGCTGTGCATCCATGAGATGATCCGCCATAAATATTTCACCCTTGAGTATCTGAATGCACAAATCCGGAGATTTCCATATCAGCATGCTGATAGGCTGGATAAACCACACGTGATCCCCAAGAATTTTGCAGCTAAACAAAGCATCGGTGGGAATGGGCATGAAAACTGCACTTTGCTGAGGTTATTACCACTCATGGTAGGAAGTAAAGTCCCAGAAGGAGATGATGCCTGGGCCATATTGATGGATCTCAAAGACATTGTGCAACTGGTATTGTCTCCATCTTTCACAGAGGAGTCCATACAGTACATGCAGACTAAAATTAGTGATCACAGACAAGGTCTTAAGGTTCTCTTTCCAGACTTTAAGCTACGACCCAAACATCATTATGTGGAGCACTACCCAGAACTGACAAAGCGGTTTGGGCCACTTGTTCACCTATGGACCATGAGGTTTGAAGGGAAACATCGCTTTTTTAAAAGGGTGATACATGGCACACATAATTTCAAGAATGTCTTGAAAACTCTTGCTACCAGGCATCAGCATATGATGGCATATCATTTCAGTGCCTCAACATTTTTCAGACCTGACATCCAAGCTTCTAGTGTTGCCTTCATCCAAGTTGACACACTACCTCAAGTGGCAAAAAACTTCATAGAGACAAAGACCAGTAGCCAGAGCATTTACAGCACACCAAAGGTCTCCATAAGTGGCACAGAGTTTGCAAGGGGGATGTTTGTTTCAGTTGGTGAGACTGGAGGACTTCCAAAATTCAGCAGGATTGATCACATACTGCTTGTGAATGACTCTATTTACTTCCATTGCAGAGACTACAACTGCTGGTACACTGAGCATATACGCTCATTTGAGGTGACatccacagaccacttctctgTCTATCAGCTGTCGGACCTCAACGACACA GACATGGCGGCTCAAAATCTCCTTCTTCATGTCCATGTTTCTACTGACATTGTCAGGAAGATGACCTTGCCTTCACGTCCAGAGAGTGTAGATGAGCTGAAAACCAAGATAAAAGCCAAGTTCCAGCTAGACTTTGACTTTAGCTTATCTTATGAAGACCCAGATTTTGATGGGCAGTTATGCTCTCTTGTAGACATTGATGAGCTTCCGCAGAAGGCTGTATTAAAAGTGATTACGGGTGAGAGTGATGGCAGCTCTGTAGCATCAGATGAAACCATCATACTTCCCCATGCAATGACCCCACAGAGAGTTGATAGATGGCCCACCGTTTTTCCAGTGCCCACTTTTTCATATGAGGTGGAGCTTATACTTGGAGAAGGAAATATTGCATTTGAGAGAACTGGGAAAACTCTGAAATTGTCAAAGGgccaaaaacacaacatcctTGAGACCCTTGCAGGTAAAATGCATGCTTTTAAAGCATATCCCACTGATAGGGAATTTTCAGAGGTCGCAAAAGCACTTGTGACTAAACATCCGTGTCTAAAAGAACCAGGATCTCAGACAGGATGGTACGGGtggaaaaacagtttaaagtttaaaatgggGAACTATAGAACAAAGTTGAGTCAAGCTGGATTTAGTGAAGTAGCCATAAATTCTGGAAAACGGAGCAAAAACAACCCTGACAAACAGCCTGcccacagtaacattaaaagaCCAAAACGGGCAGAGGTGAATTTTCTCCCAAATTTCCCAAGAGGGGAAGATCTTGGAAGCTTGGAGCAAATCAGACTCCAAATTGTAGATGAAGTCAAGATAACCGCCAAAAACCTCACCCAGATTACAGCTCTGATGCAAACTACTTTTGCCTTACGGCGAAAAGAAGTCGTCAGCGATGAGCTACCTGTTGGAGAGATCTTGGAACGCTGGCCTGCCCTTGGAATTGAGTcccag ATTTGTTCAGAGTTCCACAGGATCACGAACATCAACctgaaaaacaatttctatgCTGAGCTGGATCGACATGTTCCTCGTCTCCAGAGCttgttcagaaaaaaagctgcacGCACAGGGAAAGTGGCCGAAGCCCTTGATAAGCTCTTCAGTGCTTATGACCTCCAG GAGCAAGTTGACGTCCATGGAAGACGTGCGGTTGTTCTCCGTGCTCTTCCTCCTTATCTGTGCGAGGATGACTCCAAGTTCCTGAAGATGTGGGAT CCTGTGGAGTCTCCAGAAATGGATCTTCATGACATAGCAGTTGGCATCGTTTTGAACTCTGCCAACTCAATTGATCCCACATTCCTCGTCCCAGATACGGTTGAAGTTGTCATTGAGGGTAATGTAGTGATCACCGTGCCCACACTCGCTGATGGATATGTTGTCCTTTTTGGCCTGATTTATGCACTGCATTTAGATTACCCAAAAGAATTGGCCAATACTTTTGACTTCATTCAGAAGGTCTTAATGGGCCTGGAAGATGGAAAGTTGAGACCCAGAGTGTTGAGCCTGAAAAATGAACTTTTGGCACGGGAGTAA
- the LOC118563385 gene encoding uncharacterized protein LOC118563385 isoform X2 has product MAAQNLLLHVHVSTDIVRKMTLPSRPESVDELKTKIKAKFQLDFDFSLSYEDPDFDGQLCSLVDIDELPQKAVLKVITGESDGSSVASDETIILPHAMTPQRVDRWPTVFPVPTFSYEVELILGEGNIAFERTGKTLKLSKGQKHNILETLAGKMHAFKAYPTDREFSEVAKALVTKHPCLKEPGSQTGWYGWKNSLKFKMGNYRTKLSQAGFSEVAINSGKRSKNNPDKQPAHSNIKRPKRAEVNFLPNFPRGEDLGSLEQIRLQIVDEVKITAKNLTQITALMQTTFALRRKEVVSDELPVGEILERWPALGIESQICSEFHRITNINLKNNFYAELDRHVPRLQSLFRKKAARTGKVAEALDKLFSAYDLQEQVDVHGRRAVVLRALPPYLCEDDSKFLKMWDPVESPEMDLHDIAVGIVLNSANSIDPTFLVPDTVEVVIEGNVVITVPTLADGYVVLFGLIYALHLDYPKELANTFDFIQKVLMGLEDGKLRPRVLSLKNELLARE; this is encoded by the exons ATGGCGGCTCAAAATCTCCTTCTTCATGTCCATGTTTCTACTGACATTGTCAGGAAGATGACCTTGCCTTCACGTCCAGAGAGTGTAGATGAGCTGAAAACCAAGATAAAAGCCAAGTTCCAGCTAGACTTTGACTTTAGCTTATCTTATGAAGACCCAGATTTTGATGGGCAGTTATGCTCTCTTGTAGACATTGATGAGCTTCCGCAGAAGGCTGTATTAAAAGTGATTACGGGTGAGAGTGATGGCAGCTCTGTAGCATCAGATGAAACCATCATACTTCCCCATGCAATGACCCCACAGAGAGTTGATAGATGGCCCACCGTTTTTCCAGTGCCCACTTTTTCATATGAGGTGGAGCTTATACTTGGAGAAGGAAATATTGCATTTGAGAGAACTGGGAAAACTCTGAAATTGTCAAAGGgccaaaaacacaacatcctTGAGACCCTTGCAGGTAAAATGCATGCTTTTAAAGCATATCCCACTGATAGGGAATTTTCAGAGGTCGCAAAAGCACTTGTGACTAAACATCCGTGTCTAAAAGAACCAGGATCTCAGACAGGATGGTACGGGtggaaaaacagtttaaagtttaaaatgggGAACTATAGAACAAAGTTGAGTCAAGCTGGATTTAGTGAAGTAGCCATAAATTCTGGAAAACGGAGCAAAAACAACCCTGACAAACAGCCTGcccacagtaacattaaaagaCCAAAACGGGCAGAGGTGAATTTTCTCCCAAATTTCCCAAGAGGGGAAGATCTTGGAAGCTTGGAGCAAATCAGACTCCAAATTGTAGATGAAGTCAAGATAACCGCCAAAAACCTCACCCAGATTACAGCTCTGATGCAAACTACTTTTGCCTTACGGCGAAAAGAAGTCGTCAGCGATGAGCTACCTGTTGGAGAGATCTTGGAACGCTGGCCTGCCCTTGGAATTGAGTcccag ATTTGTTCAGAGTTCCACAGGATCACGAACATCAACctgaaaaacaatttctatgCTGAGCTGGATCGACATGTTCCTCGTCTCCAGAGCttgttcagaaaaaaagctgcacGCACAGGGAAAGTGGCCGAAGCCCTTGATAAGCTCTTCAGTGCTTATGACCTCCAG GAGCAAGTTGACGTCCATGGAAGACGTGCGGTTGTTCTCCGTGCTCTTCCTCCTTATCTGTGCGAGGATGACTCCAAGTTCCTGAAGATGTGGGAT CCTGTGGAGTCTCCAGAAATGGATCTTCATGACATAGCAGTTGGCATCGTTTTGAACTCTGCCAACTCAATTGATCCCACATTCCTCGTCCCAGATACGGTTGAAGTTGTCATTGAGGGTAATGTAGTGATCACCGTGCCCACACTCGCTGATGGATATGTTGTCCTTTTTGGCCTGATTTATGCACTGCATTTAGATTACCCAAAAGAATTGGCCAATACTTTTGACTTCATTCAGAAGGTCTTAATGGGCCTGGAAGATGGAAAGTTGAGACCCAGAGTGTTGAGCCTGAAAAATGAACTTTTGGCACGGGAGTAA